One genomic segment of Candidatus Saccharimonas sp. includes these proteins:
- a CDS encoding bifunctional 5,10-methylenetetrahydrofolate dehydrogenase/5,10-methenyltetrahydrofolate cyclohydrolase, with protein MRILDGAELRDFIKERQAKQVRALRQSWRVFPKLLIFYSSKNPVTETYMRLKEKYGEDILIEVERRKVAVEFMKKEIQKANLNENIHGIIVQLPLEDINGKKISKEETEQILSEISKEKDVDGLNDGAFVPATAQAINWLLAGYNISLENKKVAIVGQGKLVGAPLSKMLEASGVPVSKFDEFNSKEMKEQLKDFDVVITAVGKPNLITSEMLKNKAVVVDAGTASENGKIKGDVAEEVRDFRKDLIITPVKGGVGPLTVASLIDNVIIAARKIADKKGQQDL; from the coding sequence ATGAGAATTTTAGATGGTGCAGAACTCCGCGATTTTATTAAAGAGCGTCAAGCTAAGCAAGTGCGGGCTTTGCGGCAAAGTTGGCGGGTTTTTCCAAAATTATTAATTTTTTACTCTTCGAAAAATCCTGTAACTGAAACTTATATGCGGCTTAAAGAAAAATATGGTGAAGATATTTTAATCGAGGTTGAACGGAGAAAAGTTGCTGTTGAATTTATGAAAAAAGAAATCCAGAAAGCAAATCTTAATGAAAATATTCATGGAATTATTGTTCAGCTTCCACTTGAAGATATAAATGGTAAGAAAATTTCGAAAGAAGAAACTGAGCAAATTTTATCAGAAATATCTAAAGAAAAAGATGTTGACGGTTTGAATGATGGTGCTTTTGTGCCAGCCACAGCCCAGGCGATAAATTGGCTTTTAGCGGGGTATAATATTTCGTTAGAGAATAAAAAAGTTGCTATTGTTGGTCAAGGTAAACTTGTAGGTGCACCACTTTCAAAAATGCTTGAGGCTTCTGGTGTGCCAGTTTCGAAATTTGATGAATTTAATTCGAAAGAAATGAAAGAACAACTTAAAGATTTTGATGTGGTAATTACAGCTGTTGGAAAGCCAAATTTAATAACTTCAGAAATGCTAAAAAATAAAGCTGTGGTTGTTGACGCCGGAACGGCAAGCGAAAATGGCAAAATTAAAGGCGATGTAGCTGAAGAAGTTCGTGATTTTCGAAAAGACTTAATAATTACCCCTGTGAAGGGTGGTGTTGGTCCGCTTACGGTGGCTTCACTAATTGATAATGTAATTATAGCAGCAAGAAAAATTGCTGATAAAAAAGGCCAGCAAGATTTATAA
- the murB gene encoding UDP-N-acetylmuramate dehydrogenase — MKEIIFENLKIQQNIDFGKLTTMKISGKAHFFTVVKNIEDFKNAIKFSEKNNLPIFILGGGSNTIVKDQNFAGIVIKNEIKGFEKVFENDENIEFRIKSGENWHNFVKFAVSEGFSGCEAMVMIPGTVGALPIQNVGAYGQEIADILKSVKVFEISTGEIKTLLKSECEFAYRDSIFKNDAKGKYFIVSVNLKLSKSKPEMPEYKVLKEKLENIGKNKENLTAKDVMNMVAEIRSKKLPDPEEIPNSGSFFKNVIISKEKAAEIRKKYQNVPLFEVGEKYKIATGWLIEQVELKGKEFFGIKVHPENALVLTNISAKNYDELAKARKIIQDRVFEKFGLKIEQEPLEI; from the coding sequence ATGAAGGAAATAATTTTCGAAAATCTAAAAATTCAGCAAAATATTGATTTTGGTAAACTTACGACTATGAAAATTAGTGGAAAAGCTCATTTTTTTACAGTAGTAAAAAATATCGAAGATTTTAAGAATGCGATTAAGTTTTCAGAAAAAAATAATTTGCCGATTTTTATTCTTGGCGGCGGAAGCAACACGATTGTGAAGGATCAAAACTTTGCAGGAATAGTGATAAAAAATGAAATTAAAGGTTTTGAAAAGGTTTTCGAAAATGATGAGAATATTGAATTCCGCATAAAATCTGGTGAAAATTGGCATAATTTTGTTAAATTTGCAGTTTCGGAAGGTTTTAGCGGTTGTGAAGCAATGGTGATGATTCCCGGAACGGTTGGAGCTCTACCAATCCAAAATGTTGGTGCATATGGCCAGGAAATTGCTGATATTTTAAAAAGTGTTAAAGTTTTCGAAATCTCAACTGGTGAAATCAAAACTTTATTAAAAAGTGAATGTGAATTCGCCTACCGTGATAGTATTTTTAAGAATGATGCTAAAGGAAAATATTTTATCGTTTCGGTAAATTTGAAGCTTTCAAAATCTAAACCAGAAATGCCTGAATATAAGGTTTTAAAGGAGAAACTTGAGAATATTGGCAAAAATAAAGAAAATCTAACAGCGAAAGATGTAATGAACATGGTGGCTGAAATTCGTTCAAAAAAATTGCCAGACCCAGAGGAAATTCCGAATTCTGGAAGTTTTTTCAAGAATGTAATAATTTCGAAAGAGAAAGCTGCAGAGATTCGCAAAAAATATCAAAATGTACCACTCTTTGAAGTGGGTGAAAAATACAAAATTGCAACTGGCTGGCTTATTGAACAAGTGGAATTGAAGGGAAAAGAATTTTTTGGAATAAAAGTTCATCCAGAGAATGCTTTAGTTTTAACAAATATTTCAGCTAAAAACTATGATGAGCTGGCTAAAGCAAGAAAAATAATTCAGGATAGAGTTTTTGAAAAATTTGGTTTAAAAATTGAACAAGAACCACTGGAGATTTAA
- a CDS encoding glycosyltransferase family 39 protein produces MGMVFSRFKECRSKIAFLGIISGFLTLVFLTISKASIWFDEAFSAYIIRFNFAEIWHYTSVDVHPPLYYFLLKIWSVFFGSSDFALRSLSVFFGILTIILAYFLVKRLYNKKISLLASGFLAISPMLIRYSQEARMYTMVAFLSVLTVRAFYEAWVAENTMKSKKKWRIIYIITVCAGIWTQYLYALIPISLWIFRAVYISKNQEKNNRFHLFSCLKFQKQKNSTGQFFGNFFAEKWLSSHLIIAFLYTPWVPFFVSQATYVKAKFWIPALDFTTISNMVSNFFFYLDASKTNGWLSLMAMVILLIIVFFTFEKWRSKKNNSIFWLIFSVSVIPIFLLYIASLPPFSSIFVDRYLLMAEVFVSILMAIIAVKFFENKKSISILLIILIIFSHIFGIFQLNLQKGISKNGGEITEIRQAIEKVRNEKNNAAIAVGGFLYYSAAQYSNNESKIWFYGEPPIYRSGDMIRADYTPKIENDSSFLKNKEFFIISPYNSADKKSPIAGYNFSKEMDYNNSLNGDSLYKILKFIKK; encoded by the coding sequence ATGGGTATGGTTTTTTCGAGATTTAAAGAGTGCCGCTCTAAAATTGCTTTTCTGGGAATTATTTCAGGATTTTTAACCCTTGTTTTTTTAACAATTTCGAAAGCCTCAATCTGGTTCGATGAGGCTTTTTCGGCTTACATAATTCGTTTTAATTTTGCTGAGATTTGGCATTACACATCTGTTGACGTTCATCCACCGCTTTACTATTTTTTATTGAAGATTTGGAGTGTATTTTTCGGCTCTAGCGACTTTGCATTGAGGAGTCTATCTGTATTTTTTGGTATTTTAACTATAATTTTGGCATATTTTTTGGTAAAAAGACTCTATAATAAGAAAATTTCACTATTGGCAAGCGGTTTTCTTGCAATTTCACCGATGCTAATTAGATATTCGCAGGAAGCTAGAATGTATACTATGGTAGCATTTTTGAGTGTTTTAACGGTGAGGGCCTTTTATGAAGCTTGGGTTGCCGAAAATACGATGAAAAGTAAGAAAAAATGGCGAATAATTTATATTATTACTGTCTGCGCTGGAATTTGGACGCAGTATCTCTATGCTTTGATTCCAATTTCATTATGGATTTTTAGAGCAGTTTATATTTCGAAGAATCAAGAAAAGAACAATAGATTTCATCTTTTTAGCTGTTTGAAATTTCAAAAGCAGAAGAATAGTACGGGACAGTTTTTTGGTAATTTTTTTGCTGAAAAATGGCTGTCTTCACATTTGATTATCGCATTTTTATATACTCCTTGGGTTCCATTTTTTGTTTCGCAAGCTACTTATGTTAAAGCTAAGTTCTGGATTCCTGCACTTGATTTTACAACAATATCAAATATGGTATCGAATTTCTTTTTTTATCTTGATGCTAGCAAAACTAACGGTTGGCTATCTTTGATGGCTATGGTTATTCTTCTGATTATTGTATTTTTTACATTCGAAAAGTGGAGGAGCAAAAAAAATAATAGTATTTTTTGGCTGATTTTTTCAGTCTCAGTGATTCCTATATTTTTGCTTTATATCGCAAGTTTACCACCATTTAGTTCAATTTTTGTTGACAGATATTTACTTATGGCTGAAGTTTTTGTGTCGATTTTAATGGCAATTATTGCGGTTAAATTTTTTGAAAATAAAAAGAGCATTTCAATTTTATTGATTATTTTGATTATTTTTTCGCATATTTTTGGAATTTTTCAGCTTAATTTACAAAAGGGTATTTCTAAAAATGGTGGAGAAATTACTGAAATTCGGCAAGCGATTGAAAAGGTTCGAAATGAAAAAAATAATGCAGCAATTGCTGTTGGCGGATTTTTATATTATTCAGCAGCACAATATTCCAATAATGAAAGTAAAATTTGGTTTTATGGCGAACCACCAATTTATCGTTCTGGCGATATGATTCGAGCTGATTACACGCCAAAGATTGAAAATGATAGTAGTTTTTTGAAAAATAAAGAGTTTTTTATAATTTCCCCATATAATAGCGCTGATAAAAAATCACCAATTGCTGGTTATAATTTTTCAAAAGAAATGGATTATAACAATTCATTAAACGGTGATTCTTTATATAAAATTTTAAAATTTATTAAAAAATAG
- a CDS encoding serine hydroxymethyltransferase, whose translation MFDEKIFDVIENEENRQREGLELIPSENYVSREVLAALGSVLTNKYSEGYPGKRYYGGQENTDIIESLAIERAKQLFNCDHANVQPHSGANANEAVYNAWLEVGDTVLGMDLSQGGHLTHGSPVTRSGKIYNFVRYGLDENGEINYKQIEELAEKYKPKIILVGFSAYPGEIDYAKIAEIGKKYGAMLMADVAHIAGLIAGGVSKNPFEYGFNVVTTTTHKTLRGPRGGMILSNGKVGNPLKKPEKTLENLPTLIDRSVFPGTQGGPQMHSIAAKAISFYEALQPEFKIYAQQVVKNAHFLAEELSKRGFKLVTGGTKNHLILVDIYASFGIDGKTAERAMDAIGLTLNANSIPNDTLSMFAPSGIRLGTPAVTSRGMKEIEMAKIAEWMDLAIKYREDSKKLTEIKREVADFARNFPLPSDL comes from the coding sequence ATGTTTGATGAAAAGATTTTTGACGTAATTGAAAATGAAGAAAATCGTCAGCGAGAAGGCTTGGAATTAATTCCAAGTGAAAATTATGTTTCAAGAGAAGTATTGGCGGCGCTTGGCTCGGTCTTAACGAATAAATATTCTGAAGGCTACCCAGGGAAAAGATATTATGGCGGTCAGGAGAATACTGATATCATTGAAAGTTTAGCGATCGAACGCGCAAAACAGCTTTTTAATTGTGATCATGCGAATGTCCAACCACATAGTGGTGCAAATGCTAATGAGGCGGTTTATAATGCTTGGCTAGAAGTTGGCGATACGGTTTTAGGTATGGATTTATCTCAGGGCGGTCATTTAACACATGGCTCACCAGTAACGCGTAGTGGTAAGATTTATAATTTTGTGCGATATGGCTTAGATGAAAATGGTGAAATTAATTATAAGCAGATTGAAGAATTAGCTGAAAAATATAAGCCAAAAATTATTCTTGTGGGATTTTCTGCATATCCTGGCGAAATTGATTATGCTAAAATTGCTGAAATTGGCAAAAAATATGGAGCAATGTTGATGGCGGATGTAGCACATATCGCTGGATTGATTGCTGGAGGTGTTTCGAAAAACCCATTTGAGTATGGTTTTAATGTTGTGACAACTACAACACATAAAACCCTCCGTGGCCCTCGTGGCGGAATGATTCTTTCGAATGGAAAAGTGGGGAATCCACTCAAAAAACCAGAAAAAACTCTTGAAAATTTACCAACTTTAATTGATCGCAGTGTTTTTCCGGGAACTCAAGGCGGCCCACAAATGCACTCAATTGCGGCAAAAGCAATTTCTTTTTATGAAGCACTTCAGCCTGAATTTAAAATTTATGCTCAACAGGTAGTAAAGAATGCTCATTTTTTGGCTGAAGAGCTTTCGAAAAGAGGTTTTAAACTTGTGACCGGAGGTACAAAAAATCACTTAATTTTAGTTGATATTTATGCAAGTTTTGGAATTGATGGGAAAACTGCCGAACGCGCAATGGATGCAATTGGCCTAACTTTAAACGCTAATTCGATTCCTAATGATACTTTGTCTATGTTCGCACCAAGCGGGATCCGACTTGGAACGCCAGCTGTAACTTCGCGTGGAATGAAGGAAATCGAGATGGCAAAAATTGCTGAATGGATGGATCTTGCAATTAAATACCGTGAAGATTCTAAAAAACTTACCGAAATTAAAAGAGAAGTTGCAGATTTTGCTAGAAATTTTCCGCTACCAAGCGATTTATAG
- a CDS encoding UDP-N-acetylglucosamine 1-carboxyvinyltransferase — protein MNEEQAYLEKIGKLIQESRLHKNLTQVELAEKIGTSQSAINRIESGKQNITIEMLARISEELSSEIISVNSNKKTNFRVHGGRELSGEIEVKTSKNAAVALLCASLLNKGKTILRRVARIEEVNRIIEVLNSIGVKTKWLNDENDLEIIPPKELSFENMNIESAKRTRSILMFLGPLLHQYSDFEIPFSGGCNLGTRTVEPHLSGLRYFGANVTAQTDFYKVSNKPKKVEKPILLTERGDTTTENIIMAAALSGQEITIRNASPNYMVQDLCFFLEELGVKIEGIGTTTLKVHGLTKIEKDVEYYVSEDPIESLTFVAVALVTNSEITIKRAPIEFNELELATLEQMGANFEISPEYFSKNKKTRLVDIKVKTSKLHAAKDKIHALPFPGINMDNLPFLGLIATVAEGRTLIHDWSYENRAIYFTELSKLNAKIELVDPHRVYISGPTKWKPADVIAPSALRPSVVVLIAMLAAPGISTLRDVYNINRGYEDFAERLNSLGAKIETLFS, from the coding sequence ATGAACGAAGAACAAGCCTATTTAGAAAAAATCGGGAAGCTTATTCAAGAATCCCGCTTACACAAGAATTTAACTCAAGTTGAGCTTGCTGAAAAAATTGGTACCTCACAAAGCGCAATCAACCGAATTGAAAGCGGTAAGCAAAATATAACTATTGAAATGCTTGCAAGGATTTCAGAAGAACTTTCGAGCGAAATTATATCTGTCAATTCAAATAAGAAAACTAATTTTCGTGTTCATGGTGGCCGCGAACTTTCTGGTGAAATTGAAGTTAAAACTTCAAAAAATGCCGCCGTCGCTCTACTTTGTGCTTCTCTTTTAAATAAAGGAAAAACGATTCTTCGCCGCGTTGCTCGAATTGAAGAAGTTAATCGAATTATTGAAGTTTTAAATTCGATTGGCGTAAAAACTAAATGGCTAAATGATGAAAATGATCTCGAAATTATACCTCCTAAAGAATTATCTTTCGAAAATATGAATATTGAATCCGCCAAAAGAACACGTAGTATTCTAATGTTCCTTGGTCCACTTCTTCACCAATATTCAGACTTCGAAATACCTTTTTCTGGTGGGTGTAATTTAGGAACACGCACAGTTGAGCCACACCTTTCTGGATTAAGATATTTTGGCGCAAATGTTACAGCACAAACTGATTTTTACAAAGTTTCGAACAAACCAAAAAAAGTTGAGAAGCCAATACTTTTGACCGAGCGCGGAGACACAACAACCGAAAATATAATTATGGCCGCAGCACTTTCTGGCCAAGAAATTACAATTCGAAATGCTAGCCCAAACTATATGGTGCAAGATTTATGTTTCTTTCTCGAAGAGCTTGGCGTTAAAATTGAAGGAATTGGAACAACAACCTTAAAAGTTCATGGATTAACAAAAATCGAGAAAGATGTTGAATATTATGTAAGTGAAGATCCTATTGAATCTTTAACTTTCGTGGCGGTTGCGCTGGTTACAAATTCTGAAATCACTATCAAACGTGCGCCAATCGAATTCAACGAACTTGAACTTGCAACCCTCGAACAAATGGGTGCGAATTTTGAAATTAGCCCCGAATATTTTTCGAAAAATAAAAAAACGCGCCTCGTGGATATCAAAGTTAAAACATCAAAACTTCATGCCGCAAAAGATAAAATTCACGCGCTACCATTTCCTGGTATAAATATGGACAATTTACCTTTTCTTGGATTAATTGCAACTGTCGCGGAAGGTCGAACCTTGATTCATGACTGGAGCTACGAAAACCGTGCAATTTATTTTACCGAGCTCTCCAAGCTAAATGCCAAAATTGAACTTGTTGACCCGCATCGTGTTTATATTTCTGGCCCAACAAAATGGAAACCTGCAGACGTTATTGCGCCAAGCGCCCTTCGCCCAAGTGTTGTAGTTTTAATCGCAATGCTCGCTGCGCCAGGAATTTCAACCTTGCGAGATGTTTACAATATTAATCGCGGCTACGAAGATTTTGCAGAAAGATTAAATTCACTCGGCGCAAAGATCGAAACTTTATTTTCATAG
- a CDS encoding ATP-dependent Clp protease ATP-binding subunit — MIFDYNNLRAKKSRLMNGLRGFLFLLKILKIVGILSGFCLMLMDSNLGWLILAFSSIITILVHWWNGELHRLEPTKDLNIEGRLASNILGKLSKNPTSEQIAKVVLESSGGKFIVSRFGLGKTTIESLVQIPQNSPENIFQTALQIQQKLKTKTVSGSVLTLAIIRNFPNYETLLAQFYLDFEDLERGVLWHDHIFSLISQSKIPMKTGGIARDWSFGYTPTLNRFGVNITNQVSNNILMSSNLEQHKDLVLKMIEQFSSNGKQNIALIGADGAGKTTVVNSFAAKIANGSEKIPSNLKFRQVVSLDAASLIAAAPGRGEIENLLNYVLNEAYAAKNIIICLDNAQLFFEDGVGSVDVSNLLLPIIQAGALRLILTLDEQRFLQISAKNPALAQAMNRLQVKPANYDETLAVMQDKLLIFEHQNGVFYQFQALKEAFKLSERYVFDLEMPGRAVRLLEMAAGFADNKIVTASSVEKAIEQTMNVKIATANVNEEKETLLNLEDLLHARMVGQEKAVSAVANALRRARTGVRNQNRPIGTFLFLGPTGVGKTELSKALSEVYFNGENNIVRLDLNEFVNLEDVSRLIADGARDASSLTAQMMKKPFSVVLLDEIEKAHPNVLTALLQVLDEGILRDEKNREVSFRDAIIIATSNAGSERIQELISRGYDSTSAEEIIVNDLIASREFRPEFLNRFDEIVVFEPLTKENLMQIIDLMIAGVNKTLAGQKITVSVTPEAKILLANLGYDPKLGARPMRRVIQRVVENTIARKMLSGEAQAGSNIEITPEIVR; from the coding sequence ATGATTTTTGATTACAATAATTTGCGCGCAAAAAAATCCCGTTTAATGAACGGGCTTAGGGGGTTTTTGTTCCTACTTAAGATTCTAAAAATTGTTGGAATTTTGAGTGGATTTTGTTTAATGTTAATGGATTCGAATCTTGGCTGGTTAATTTTAGCATTTTCATCAATAATCACAATTTTAGTTCATTGGTGGAATGGAGAACTTCATAGGCTGGAGCCAACAAAAGATTTAAATATTGAAGGACGGTTAGCTAGTAATATTTTAGGAAAACTTTCGAAAAATCCAACAAGCGAGCAGATAGCAAAAGTAGTTTTAGAAAGTTCCGGCGGAAAGTTTATTGTCTCACGTTTTGGACTTGGAAAAACTACGATTGAAAGTTTGGTTCAGATTCCGCAAAATTCACCTGAAAATATTTTTCAAACTGCACTACAAATTCAGCAAAAGTTAAAAACTAAAACCGTTTCTGGTTCGGTTCTAACTCTTGCAATAATTCGAAATTTTCCGAATTATGAAACGCTTCTTGCGCAGTTTTATCTTGACTTTGAAGATTTAGAACGTGGTGTTTTGTGGCATGATCATATTTTTTCACTAATAAGTCAATCTAAAATTCCAATGAAAACTGGTGGAATCGCCCGCGATTGGTCGTTTGGCTATACTCCAACCTTGAATCGTTTTGGAGTGAATATTACAAATCAGGTTTCGAACAATATTTTAATGTCTTCAAATTTAGAGCAACATAAAGATTTAGTTTTGAAAATGATTGAACAGTTCAGTAGCAATGGAAAGCAGAATATTGCCTTGATTGGTGCTGATGGTGCTGGTAAAACTACTGTTGTAAATTCTTTCGCTGCAAAAATTGCAAATGGTAGTGAGAAGATCCCTTCAAATTTAAAATTTAGACAGGTTGTTTCTCTTGATGCTGCATCTTTGATTGCGGCAGCACCGGGGCGAGGTGAAATAGAAAATTTGCTGAATTATGTTTTGAATGAAGCTTATGCTGCTAAAAATATAATTATTTGTCTTGATAATGCTCAGCTATTTTTTGAAGATGGTGTTGGTTCGGTTGATGTTTCGAATTTACTTCTTCCTATCATTCAGGCTGGTGCTTTAAGGTTAATCTTAACTCTTGATGAACAGAGATTTTTGCAAATTTCAGCAAAGAACCCAGCACTTGCTCAGGCAATGAATAGGTTGCAAGTTAAACCAGCTAATTATGATGAAACACTGGCAGTTATGCAAGACAAGTTGTTGATTTTCGAACATCAAAATGGTGTGTTTTATCAGTTTCAAGCACTTAAAGAAGCTTTTAAACTAAGCGAAAGATATGTATTTGATTTAGAAATGCCAGGGCGGGCGGTGCGCTTGTTAGAGATGGCGGCAGGGTTTGCCGATAATAAAATTGTAACGGCGAGCTCAGTTGAAAAAGCGATTGAGCAAACAATGAATGTAAAAATCGCCACTGCAAATGTTAATGAAGAGAAAGAAACTTTATTGAACCTTGAAGATTTATTACACGCCAGAATGGTTGGCCAGGAAAAAGCAGTCTCGGCTGTGGCAAATGCTTTGCGCCGTGCGAGAACTGGTGTTCGAAACCAAAACAGACCGATTGGAACATTTCTATTTCTTGGCCCAACTGGAGTTGGTAAAACAGAGCTTTCAAAGGCACTTTCAGAAGTTTATTTTAATGGTGAAAATAATATTGTTCGTCTTGATCTAAATGAGTTTGTAAATCTTGAAGATGTCTCAAGATTGATTGCAGATGGTGCGCGTGATGCGAGTTCTCTAACTGCTCAAATGATGAAAAAGCCTTTCTCGGTTGTTCTTTTAGATGAAATTGAAAAAGCTCACCCAAATGTTCTAACTGCTCTTTTGCAGGTTTTAGATGAAGGTATTTTGAGGGATGAAAAAAACCGTGAGGTTTCATTTCGAGATGCGATTATTATTGCAACATCAAATGCTGGCTCTGAGCGAATTCAAGAGTTGATTTCTCGTGGTTATGATTCGACAAGCGCTGAAGAAATTATTGTAAATGACTTAATTGCAAGTCGTGAATTTCGCCCTGAATTTCTCAACCGTTTTGATGAAATTGTCGTTTTCGAACCACTTACAAAAGAAAATCTGATGCAAATTATTGATTTGATGATTGCTGGAGTAAATAAAACTCTTGCTGGTCAAAAAATTACAGTTTCTGTTACGCCAGAAGCTAAAATATTGCTTGCAAATCTGGGTTATGATCCAAAACTTGGCGCTCGACCAATGAGAAGAGTTATTCAGCGAGTTGTGGAAAACACTATCGCACGAAAAATGCTTTCCGGCGAAGCTCAAGCTGGTTCGAACATTGAAATTACTCCAGAGATAGTTCGGTAA
- a CDS encoding DUF3450 domain-containing protein: MTKNNISLSDIKDISKSLYSECIEHGHKIKYPFGEFQLHPITDLTIAIYSRGEFTKNVGEIDPFSFVGKNFQPISEGVNMCCNTLEIERVIFKGIAILLENGAVLILNKQDRTVQQIISVNEISEILNNRYSMMDKSFDLDPCTSERYYNQMLGYKFIDISNEAPEILEQLEKWLKERQQILDKIEELEEWLNNFNQKVEDSKDITSQELNECDSKKSELDSLKNKLENINFRLT; the protein is encoded by the coding sequence ATGACTAAAAACAACATATCCTTAAGCGATATTAAAGACATCTCCAAGTCGCTATACAGCGAATGTATAGAACATGGGCATAAAATAAAATACCCATTTGGAGAGTTTCAGCTACATCCAATCACCGATCTCACAATCGCCATTTATAGCCGTGGTGAATTCACGAAAAACGTAGGAGAAATAGACCCCTTTAGTTTTGTTGGCAAGAATTTTCAGCCGATATCTGAAGGAGTTAATATGTGCTGCAATACCCTAGAGATCGAGAGAGTTATCTTTAAAGGTATTGCCATACTGCTAGAAAATGGCGCAGTATTAATTCTGAACAAACAAGATCGTACTGTGCAACAAATAATCTCAGTGAATGAGATTTCAGAGATCTTGAATAATCGCTATTCAATGATGGACAAGTCTTTCGACCTTGATCCATGTACTTCAGAAAGATATTACAACCAAATGCTGGGCTATAAATTTATAGATATCAGTAATGAGGCTCCAGAGATACTAGAACAACTAGAAAAATGGCTGAAAGAAAGACAGCAGATTCTAGATAAAATTGAAGAACTGGAAGAATGGTTGAATAACTTCAATCAAAAAGTCGAAGATAGTAAAGACATCACTTCACAAGAATTAAACGAATGCGACTCTAAAAAATCAGAGCTAGATTCGCTGAAAAATAAGCTGGAAAATATAAATTTCAGACTGACATAA